In the genome of Mesorhizobium shangrilense, one region contains:
- a CDS encoding NAD(P)/FAD-dependent oxidoreductase, which translates to MNNDAAIEIAIVGGGIIGICAAAYLAEAGRGVTVFDRTGICEETSSGNAAAFAFSDVLPLAQKGMIKNLPKWLADPLGPLSIPPSYLPKLLPWLIRFWRAGRSDRYEASLAAQVAMMGLAESEWAGLMQRSGTRAMLREDGSLELYESAAEFRASLPGWAARQRFDIGFRHVEGNELAALQPGLSPRFVKGTFVPAWKTVADPKLLGKAIWAYAQQKGARFEKARIERVETGPAGVTLHFADGATRQARHLVIAAGAWSHLLAKDLGDRIPLETERGYNTTLPKDAFDVKRQLIFSGHGFVVTPLETGLRVGGAVELGGIDRPPNYARSKALLQKAQKFLPGLDPAGGREWMGFRPSLPDSLPVIGRARANPSVIHAFGHGHLGLTQSAATGRLIRDLVLEQAPPIDLMPFSPQRF; encoded by the coding sequence ATGAACAACGATGCTGCAATTGAAATCGCCATTGTCGGTGGCGGCATCATCGGCATCTGCGCCGCCGCCTATCTTGCCGAGGCGGGACGCGGCGTCACGGTCTTCGACCGTACCGGCATCTGCGAGGAAACGAGCTCCGGCAATGCCGCTGCCTTCGCCTTTTCCGACGTGCTGCCACTGGCGCAAAAAGGCATGATCAAGAATCTGCCGAAGTGGCTCGCCGATCCGCTGGGGCCGCTCAGCATTCCTCCCTCCTACCTGCCAAAACTCCTGCCATGGCTGATCCGTTTCTGGCGCGCCGGGCGCAGTGATCGTTACGAGGCCAGCCTCGCCGCGCAAGTGGCGATGATGGGGCTTGCCGAAAGCGAATGGGCTGGATTGATGCAGCGTTCCGGCACGCGTGCCATGCTGCGCGAGGACGGTTCGCTCGAACTCTACGAGAGCGCGGCGGAGTTCCGTGCCTCATTGCCGGGCTGGGCCGCCAGGCAGCGTTTTGACATCGGCTTCCGCCATGTCGAAGGCAACGAGCTTGCTGCCCTTCAGCCTGGTCTGTCGCCACGCTTCGTCAAGGGCACCTTCGTGCCGGCGTGGAAGACCGTGGCCGACCCCAAGCTGCTCGGAAAGGCCATCTGGGCCTATGCGCAACAGAAGGGCGCCCGCTTTGAAAAGGCACGGATCGAACGTGTCGAAACAGGACCGGCCGGCGTCACGCTGCACTTCGCCGACGGCGCCACGCGGCAGGCGAGGCATCTCGTCATCGCCGCCGGAGCGTGGTCGCATCTGCTGGCGAAAGACCTCGGCGATCGCATTCCGCTCGAAACCGAGCGCGGCTACAACACGACGCTGCCGAAGGATGCCTTCGACGTGAAGCGGCAGCTGATCTTTTCCGGGCATGGCTTCGTCGTCACGCCGCTGGAAACAGGCTTGCGTGTCGGCGGTGCCGTCGAACTCGGCGGCATCGACAGACCGCCGAACTATGCCCGATCGAAGGCTCTGCTGCAGAAGGCGCAGAAATTTCTGCCGGGGCTCGATCCGGCCGGTGGCCGCGAATGGATGGGCTTCCGGCCCTCGCTGCCGGATTCACTTCCCGTCATCGGGCGGGCGCGGGCGAACCCGTCGGTGATCCATGCCTTCGGCCATGGCCATCTCGGCCTGACCCAGTCGGCCGCCACGGGACGCTTGATCCGTGACCTCGTTCTGGAGCAGGCTCCGCCGATCGATCTCATGCCCTTCAGTCCGCAACGTTTTTGA
- a CDS encoding GntR family transcriptional regulator — translation MIYPRYIRRAPLISMEPGMTSEPAAARAYRVLEHMIVTLELAPASFVTEGALIEKLALGRTPVREAIQRLAWEGLLDVRPRAGIAIAPLHPGDWLRVLDARRGVEVVLARSAARFVTREAADLFHEAALAMQKAVISGNVLAFIHADKALDDALALAADNPFAARLAAPLQTHSRRFWFRYKADTGLAESAEHHVALIRSILDGDEEAAAKDAKRLMALLRGHAEVAATR, via the coding sequence ATGATATACCCTAGATATATCAGGAGAGCGCCTTTGATATCCATGGAACCAGGCATGACATCCGAGCCGGCTGCGGCCAGGGCCTATCGCGTGCTCGAGCATATGATCGTCACATTGGAACTAGCGCCAGCGAGCTTTGTCACCGAAGGCGCGCTCATCGAAAAGCTGGCGCTCGGCCGCACACCGGTACGTGAGGCGATCCAGCGGCTGGCCTGGGAAGGGCTGCTCGACGTGCGCCCGCGCGCCGGCATCGCGATCGCTCCGCTGCATCCCGGAGACTGGCTGCGCGTGCTCGACGCACGCCGCGGCGTCGAGGTGGTGCTGGCCCGCTCGGCCGCGCGCTTCGTCACCCGCGAGGCCGCCGACCTGTTTCATGAGGCCGCACTTGCCATGCAGAAGGCGGTCATTTCCGGCAATGTGCTTGCCTTCATCCATGCCGACAAGGCGCTCGACGACGCCTTGGCGCTGGCCGCCGACAACCCCTTCGCGGCGCGGCTGGCCGCCCCGCTGCAAACCCACAGCCGGCGTTTCTGGTTTCGCTACAAGGCCGATACCGGCCTGGCCGAGTCGGCCGAGCACCATGTCGCGCTGATCCGCTCGATCCTCGACGGCGACGAAGAGGCCGCGGCCAAGGATGCCAAGCGACTGATGGCGCTGCTGCGGGGCCACGCCGAAGTGGCTGCCACGCGTTAA
- a CDS encoding dihydrodipicolinate synthase family protein, with translation MWTGVFPAVTTKFTEDDRLDHAEMERCFALQMEAGCDGIIVCGSLGEGPMLSADEKIEVLKTAQKIAGKKPVLLTVNEAGTREAAAIARRAAKEGANGLMVVPSPIYHTNAEETVAALRAVAQAGDLPVMIYSNRLAYRVDVTVDQMEELASDKRFVAIKESSDDIRRSTEIINRLGSRYDLFTGVDNLAFEALSVGAIGWVAGLVTAFPRETVAIYQLMKQGRREEALAIYRWFRPLLDLDVSTYLVQNIKLAEVFAINTNDRVRMPRQPLSGERRKAAEKIIKDALAVRPTLPQF, from the coding sequence ATGTGGACCGGAGTTTTCCCCGCCGTCACGACCAAATTCACCGAGGATGACCGCCTCGACCATGCCGAGATGGAGCGCTGTTTCGCGCTGCAGATGGAGGCCGGCTGCGACGGCATCATCGTCTGCGGGTCGCTCGGCGAAGGGCCGATGCTGTCGGCCGACGAGAAGATCGAGGTGCTGAAGACCGCACAGAAGATCGCTGGCAAGAAGCCGGTCCTGCTGACGGTGAACGAGGCCGGCACCCGCGAGGCGGCAGCGATCGCGCGCCGCGCCGCCAAGGAAGGCGCCAACGGCCTGATGGTCGTGCCGAGCCCGATCTACCACACCAATGCGGAAGAGACGGTCGCGGCACTTCGCGCCGTCGCGCAGGCCGGCGACCTGCCGGTGATGATCTACTCCAACCGTCTCGCCTACCGCGTCGACGTCACCGTCGACCAGATGGAGGAACTGGCATCGGACAAGCGTTTCGTCGCCATCAAGGAATCCTCCGACGACATCCGCCGCTCGACCGAGATCATCAATCGGCTGGGCAGCCGCTACGACCTGTTCACCGGCGTCGACAATCTCGCCTTCGAGGCGCTGTCGGTCGGCGCCATCGGCTGGGTGGCCGGCCTGGTCACTGCGTTTCCCCGCGAGACGGTCGCCATCTACCAACTGATGAAGCAGGGCCGCCGCGAAGAGGCGCTTGCCATCTACCGCTGGTTCCGCCCACTGCTCGATCTCGACGTGTCGACCTATCTGGTGCAGAACATCAAGCTCGCGGAAGTCTTTGCGATCAACACCAACGACCGCGTCCGCATGCCGCGCCAGCCGCTGTCGGGCGAACGCCGCAAGGCGGCCGAAAAGATCATCAAGGATGCGCTGGCGGTACGGCCGACACTGCCGCAGTTTTGA